From Microbacterium sp. YJN-G, a single genomic window includes:
- a CDS encoding arsenate reductase ArsC produces MTDQKPSVLFVCVHNAGRSQMAAGWLRELAGDRVEVRSAGSMPANQINPVAVEAMREVGIDITAEQPKVLTTEAVQGSDVVITMGCGDACPFFPGKRYEDWKLDDPAGQGIESVRPIRDEIKRRIEALLSELIGQ; encoded by the coding sequence ATGACTGATCAGAAGCCCTCCGTCCTCTTCGTCTGCGTCCACAACGCCGGCCGCTCCCAGATGGCCGCGGGCTGGCTCCGCGAGCTCGCCGGTGACCGCGTCGAGGTTCGCTCCGCAGGCTCCATGCCCGCTAATCAGATCAACCCCGTCGCCGTCGAGGCCATGCGTGAGGTCGGCATCGACATCACCGCCGAGCAGCCGAAGGTGCTCACCACCGAGGCTGTGCAGGGCTCCGACGTGGTCATCACGATGGGCTGCGGCGACGCCTGTCCGTTCTTCCCGGGCAAGCGCTACGAGGACTGGAAGCTCGACGACCCCGCAGGGCAGGGCATCGAGTCGGTGCGCCCGATTCGCGACGAGATTAAGCGCCGCATCGAAGCGCTTCTCTCCGAGCTGATCGGACAGTGA
- a CDS encoding metalloregulator ArsR/SmtB family transcription factor: MTDTAVISDTEACAPSATHAIGTEAATTVAGALKALADPLRLRMLSAIATDPRGESCVCDLAELADVSQPTVSHHLKVLKETGMLLSERRGTWVYYHIAPGKQRAVAALLDAFAPAAAVMDEPEDTAARAEALQQMDARVTRLAEELADELTGLNRELVVAIVRESYAGLVRSAKLTAHMIPLTERFARQRLADLTRDRSAGVPQVLFVCVQNAGRSQLAAAIVNRLAGGKVIARSAGSTPAVDVHPHVRSLLTEIEGEQQAGDAFPKPLTDDAVRAADVVVTMGCGDVCPIIPGVRYEDWAVGDPALASREGVEAIRHDIEGRVRELLATLTD, from the coding sequence ATGACCGATACCGCCGTCATCTCCGACACGGAGGCGTGCGCGCCGTCCGCGACGCATGCCATCGGCACCGAGGCCGCGACCACCGTGGCCGGCGCGCTAAAGGCGCTCGCTGATCCGCTGCGTCTGCGGATGCTCTCCGCGATCGCGACCGACCCTCGCGGAGAGTCCTGCGTGTGCGACCTCGCCGAGCTCGCCGACGTGTCCCAGCCGACGGTCTCCCACCATCTGAAGGTGCTGAAGGAGACGGGGATGCTGCTGTCCGAGCGGCGGGGTACCTGGGTGTACTACCACATCGCGCCAGGCAAGCAGCGCGCGGTCGCAGCTCTCCTTGACGCATTCGCTCCCGCCGCAGCCGTCATGGACGAGCCCGAAGACACCGCAGCACGGGCCGAGGCCTTGCAGCAGATGGACGCCCGCGTGACCCGCCTCGCCGAGGAACTCGCGGACGAACTGACCGGGCTGAACCGAGAACTCGTGGTCGCGATCGTGCGCGAGTCCTACGCGGGCCTGGTGCGTTCGGCGAAGCTGACGGCGCACATGATCCCGCTCACCGAACGCTTCGCCCGACAGCGCCTGGCCGACCTGACCCGTGATCGCAGCGCGGGCGTGCCGCAGGTACTGTTCGTGTGCGTGCAGAACGCGGGCCGCTCGCAACTCGCCGCCGCGATCGTCAACCGGCTCGCTGGGGGCAAGGTCATCGCCCGCTCCGCCGGGTCGACGCCGGCGGTCGATGTGCACCCGCACGTGCGCTCCCTGCTCACCGAGATCGAAGGCGAACAGCAGGCCGGGGATGCGTTCCCGAAGCCGCTGACCGACGACGCGGTGCGCGCCGCGGACGTGGTGGTGACGATGGGCTGCGGCGACGTGTGCCCAATCATCCCCGGCGTCCGCTACGAGGACTGGGCCGTCGGAGACCCAGCGCTGGCCTCCCGGGAAGGGGTCGAAGCGATCCGCCACGACATCGAGGGCCGCGTGCGCGAGCTCCTCGCCACCCTCACCGACTGA
- the trxB gene encoding thioredoxin-disulfide reductase — translation MSNQEVELVIVGSGPAGYTAAVYAARAGLAPVVIAGSVTAGGALMTTTEVENFPGFVDGVQGPELMESMRAQAERFGARIVYDDAIRVDLDADMKTVETGAGETYLARTVILTMGSAYRKLGLPEEERLSGHGVSWCATCDGFFFRDKEIAVIGGGDSAMEEALFLTRFASKVTVVHRRGEFRASRIMAQRVLDDPKIEVAWDSEVAAILGDEQVTGLMLRDTVTGAERTLDATGVFVAIGHDPRSELVADQVDTDADGYVRVAHPSTRTNLPGVFAAGDLVDHTYRQAITAAGTGCAAAQDAQHYLSNLAPATVSAPVLEVFA, via the coding sequence CCGCCGGGTATACCGCGGCGGTCTATGCAGCCCGTGCGGGTCTCGCTCCGGTCGTGATCGCGGGTTCGGTCACCGCGGGCGGTGCGTTGATGACGACGACTGAGGTGGAGAACTTCCCCGGTTTCGTTGACGGTGTGCAGGGTCCGGAGCTGATGGAGTCGATGCGAGCGCAGGCGGAGCGGTTCGGTGCTCGGATCGTCTACGACGACGCGATCCGCGTCGATCTTGACGCTGACATGAAGACCGTTGAGACCGGTGCCGGCGAGACGTACCTGGCGCGGACAGTGATCCTGACGATGGGCTCGGCGTACCGCAAGCTCGGCCTCCCCGAGGAGGAGCGCTTGTCCGGGCACGGAGTGTCTTGGTGCGCGACGTGCGACGGGTTCTTCTTCCGTGACAAGGAGATCGCCGTGATCGGTGGCGGGGACTCGGCGATGGAAGAGGCTCTGTTCCTCACTCGGTTCGCGTCGAAAGTGACCGTCGTGCACCGCCGGGGCGAGTTCCGCGCGTCGAGGATTATGGCGCAGCGCGTGCTGGACGATCCGAAGATCGAGGTCGCGTGGGACAGCGAGGTCGCCGCGATCCTCGGCGACGAGCAGGTCACCGGGCTCATGCTGCGCGACACCGTCACCGGGGCCGAGCGCACGCTCGACGCGACGGGGGTGTTCGTCGCGATCGGGCACGATCCGCGCTCCGAGCTCGTCGCGGATCAGGTAGACACCGACGCGGACGGCTACGTTCGTGTCGCGCACCCGTCCACGCGGACGAACCTGCCAGGGGTGTTCGCGGCCGGGGATCTCGTCGATCACACGTACCGGCAGGCTATCACCGCCGCGGGCACCGGCTGCGCGGCCGCGCAGGACGCCCAACACTACCTGTCGAACCTCGCACCCGCTACCGTTTCCGCACCTGTTCTGGAGGTCTTCGCATGA
- a CDS encoding MerR family transcriptional regulator, whose translation MPGTAMMHIGELAERTELSLRTLRHYDEIGLLEPSGRSEGGFRLYTEEDYERLMLIRRMKPLGYSLEQMGDLLRALDAGQAEGSVGTEATQLLSEFLTDAEQRRAKLEKQLAAADEFIGLLGDRIGT comes from the coding sequence GTGCCTGGAACCGCGATGATGCACATTGGTGAGCTCGCCGAGCGCACCGAGCTGTCCCTGCGGACGCTGCGCCACTACGACGAAATCGGCCTCCTGGAGCCTTCCGGCAGGTCCGAGGGCGGGTTCCGCCTCTACACCGAGGAAGACTACGAACGGCTCATGCTCATCCGCCGGATGAAGCCGCTCGGGTACTCGCTGGAGCAGATGGGCGATCTGCTACGAGCGCTCGACGCCGGCCAGGCCGAAGGCTCCGTCGGGACTGAGGCCACTCAGCTTCTCTCCGAGTTCCTTACTGACGCGGAGCAGCGGCGGGCGAAACTCGAGAAGCAGCTCGCCGCGGCCGATGAGTTCATCGGCCTGCTGGGCGACCGTATCGGGACATGA
- the chrA gene encoding chromate efflux transporter, whose amino-acid sequence MSVRPSSERGRVGEVFRAFAKLGVTSFGGPVAHLGYFREELVARRKWVGDAQYAELVALCQFLPGPASSQVGFALGLVRAGFRGALVAWTAFTLPSAVLLVLFAIGAVSLDGPVGAGLLLGLKAVAVAVVAHAVLGMARTLTPDVRRALIGVAAAVLALLLPGNLGQLAAILIGLASGILWCRRIDAAASEPLAVRVSRRLGASCLVVLGALLVVLPVATALTRNAWFGIADAFTRAGALVFGGGHVVLPLLQAEPAVAGAVSHDQFLAGYGAAQAVPGPLFTFAAYLGFEMQVGSAAPLAALVALVAVFVPGLLLLLGVLPFWERLRGNPTVRSAMAGANAAVVGILAAALWTPVITSGVTGLAPSIIALGCFLVLTVWKLPAWIAVLAGAAAGIIASVAGIGLAWA is encoded by the coding sequence GTGAGCGTGCGACCTTCGTCCGAGCGTGGTCGCGTCGGGGAGGTGTTTCGGGCGTTCGCGAAGCTCGGTGTGACGTCGTTCGGCGGCCCGGTCGCGCATCTCGGATACTTCCGCGAGGAGCTCGTTGCCAGACGGAAGTGGGTGGGCGACGCGCAGTACGCGGAGCTCGTCGCCCTGTGCCAGTTCCTCCCTGGGCCGGCGTCGAGCCAGGTGGGCTTCGCGCTCGGCCTCGTTCGCGCAGGCTTCCGCGGGGCGCTGGTGGCGTGGACGGCGTTCACGTTGCCGTCCGCGGTGCTGCTGGTGCTCTTCGCCATCGGCGCGGTGTCCCTGGACGGTCCGGTGGGTGCGGGATTACTCTTGGGTCTTAAAGCCGTCGCCGTGGCGGTTGTCGCGCACGCCGTGCTGGGGATGGCCCGAACACTCACGCCCGATGTCCGCCGCGCCCTGATCGGCGTCGCCGCCGCGGTGCTGGCGCTGCTGCTGCCCGGGAACCTCGGCCAGCTCGCCGCGATCCTCATTGGCCTGGCCTCGGGGATCCTCTGGTGCCGGCGGATCGACGCCGCGGCCTCCGAGCCGCTTGCCGTGCGCGTCTCACGGCGTCTCGGGGCCTCGTGCCTGGTCGTGCTCGGCGCTCTGCTCGTCGTACTCCCCGTGGCCACCGCGCTGACGCGCAACGCCTGGTTCGGGATCGCGGACGCATTCACCCGGGCAGGAGCACTCGTCTTCGGCGGCGGGCACGTCGTCCTGCCGCTGCTGCAGGCGGAACCCGCCGTCGCGGGCGCGGTCAGCCACGACCAGTTCCTCGCCGGCTACGGTGCGGCGCAAGCCGTGCCCGGTCCGCTGTTCACCTTCGCCGCCTACCTCGGCTTCGAAATGCAGGTCGGATCGGCGGCACCGCTCGCGGCGCTCGTCGCCCTCGTCGCAGTCTTCGTGCCCGGCCTGCTGCTCCTGCTCGGTGTGCTTCCCTTCTGGGAGCGCCTCCGCGGAAACCCGACGGTCCGGTCAGCGATGGCAGGCGCGAATGCTGCGGTGGTCGGGATTCTCGCCGCCGCGCTGTGGACGCCCGTGATCACATCCGGAGTGACCGGACTCGCACCCTCGATCATCGCGCTCGGGTGCTTCCTCGTGCTCACCGTCTGGAAACTACCGGCATGGATCGCTGTGCTCGCAGGCGCGGCGGCAGGCATCATCGCGAGCGTCGCTGGGATCGGCCTCGCTTGGGCGTGA
- the trxA gene encoding thioredoxin — MSTVTPVTDATFQDEVLDSELPVVVDIWATWCGPCKAIAPILDQLAGEYAGRVKIVKLDADQNPETVAAAGVTSIPTLGFYRNGERVDVLIGAHPKPVYSAKIEDLFA; from the coding sequence ATGAGCACCGTCACCCCCGTCACCGACGCCACTTTCCAGGACGAGGTCCTCGACTCCGAGCTGCCCGTCGTCGTCGACATCTGGGCGACCTGGTGCGGGCCGTGCAAGGCAATCGCTCCGATCCTGGACCAGCTCGCCGGCGAGTACGCGGGGCGTGTGAAGATCGTGAAGCTGGACGCCGATCAGAATCCTGAGACTGTGGCCGCCGCGGGCGTGACATCGATCCCGACCCTTGGCTTCTACCGGAACGGGGAACGGGTGGACGTGCTGATTGGCGCGCACCCGAAGCCCGTCTACTCGGCGAAGATCGAGGATCTGTTCGCATGA
- the arsB gene encoding ACR3 family arsenite efflux transporter: protein MTDTLTRTAPKRLSTLDRWLPLWIGLAMVAGLLLGRFVPALSDALSAMEVGGISIPIGLGLLVMMYPVLAKVRYDKVAAVTGDKKLLVSSLVLNWLAGPAVMFALAWIFLPDLPEYRTGLIIVGLARCIAMVVIWNDLACGDREATAVLVAINSVFQVVMFSVLGWFYLTVLPGWLGLDAQGLEVSVWQIALNVLVFLGVPLVAGFASRWIGEKRRGRAWYEEKFLPPVGPWALYGLLFTIVLLFALQGEQVTSRPLDVARIALPLLVYFGLMWFAGLLLGKGLGLGYARSTTLAFTAAGNNFELAIAVAIGTFGAASGQALAGVVGPLIEVPVLVGLVYVSLRAAKAWFRTDPYAVESRMS from the coding sequence ATGACCGACACTCTGACCCGCACCGCGCCGAAGCGCCTTTCCACGCTCGACCGGTGGCTGCCGCTGTGGATCGGCCTCGCCATGGTCGCGGGCCTCCTCCTCGGACGATTCGTGCCAGCGCTTTCCGACGCGCTCTCCGCAATGGAGGTCGGCGGGATCTCGATCCCGATCGGGCTGGGCCTGCTGGTGATGATGTATCCCGTGCTCGCGAAGGTCCGCTATGACAAGGTCGCGGCCGTCACCGGGGACAAGAAGTTGCTGGTCTCGTCGCTGGTGCTGAACTGGCTGGCGGGCCCCGCGGTGATGTTCGCTCTCGCCTGGATCTTCCTGCCCGATCTGCCCGAGTACCGGACCGGGCTCATCATCGTGGGCCTGGCGCGGTGCATCGCGATGGTCGTGATCTGGAACGACCTGGCCTGCGGGGATCGCGAGGCCACGGCTGTGCTCGTCGCGATCAACTCCGTCTTCCAGGTCGTGATGTTCTCGGTGCTGGGCTGGTTCTACCTCACGGTGCTGCCGGGCTGGCTGGGCCTGGACGCGCAGGGCCTGGAGGTCTCCGTCTGGCAGATCGCGCTGAACGTGCTCGTCTTCCTCGGCGTGCCGCTGGTGGCGGGGTTCGCGTCACGGTGGATCGGCGAGAAGCGCCGCGGCCGCGCGTGGTACGAGGAGAAGTTCCTCCCCCCGGTCGGCCCGTGGGCGCTGTACGGGCTGCTGTTCACGATCGTTCTGCTGTTCGCGCTGCAAGGTGAGCAGGTCACGTCCCGCCCGCTGGATGTGGCGCGGATCGCGCTGCCGCTGTTGGTCTACTTCGGCCTGATGTGGTTCGCGGGGCTGCTGCTCGGCAAGGGTCTCGGTCTCGGCTACGCACGGTCGACGACGCTGGCGTTCACCGCGGCGGGCAACAACTTCGAACTCGCCATCGCGGTCGCGATCGGCACCTTCGGCGCAGCCTCCGGGCAGGCTCTCGCGGGCGTTGTCGGCCCCCTGATCGAGGTGCCCGTGCTGGTCGGTCTCGTCTACGTCTCGCTCCGGGCCGCGAAGGCCTGGTTCCGCACCGACCCCTACGCTGTCGAATCGAGGATGTCATGA